In Stigmatella aurantiaca, the following proteins share a genomic window:
- a CDS encoding PAS domain-containing protein, whose translation MLKPAFQEPLKHLKGARTCDGDEVLRVLAEVEHGHPEGSMVLKALRDEEGALSDFEWSYANPAAHRLLGWRVEALQGRRLHEVPPELGLAGQFEAFHQVVETGEACLQVFSHASDGFDGWLQATVSRFRDGVLVRLRDITASYRAETGLRDTRDRMLELLEGTPDCFLSVDAHWRYTYLNRNALTLKGKPREKLFGRSLWDTSPELRGTVVEREARQVMAERVASRFEVLLPPFNRWFEMHAYPSGSGIAILFRDITGKKQLEQERDALLEREHSGRLEAEALARQRARELLAAREKLIQSEKLAVAGQLAAGVGHEINNPLSFVMGNIHFAVEQLAMLADVAPPGLIQETEEALCEAREGAERIRRIVRDLKTFARGDDAQLRPVDVHAALEFSLSMAMNHVRYRAQVVRCYGTVPPVWANEARLAQVFLNLLINAAQAIPEGDVASHRILLTTYGQEDRVVVDVTDTGSGMSPEVLARAFEPFFTTKSQGEGTGLGLSICHGIIKALRGELSAASMPGKGSTFRVVLPTRGEEAEALLPLLATGPAEPANVLGKRVLVVDDEPGIASVMRRIIGRGNEVVVARSGREALTLLERDTDFDRIFCDLMMLDLTGMDVHAALAKSHPECLSRLVFMTGGGFTERARLFLQRFSHPRIDKPFEPELIRRLVAQSPPRL comes from the coding sequence ATGCTCAAGCCTGCCTTTCAAGAACCGTTGAAGCACCTGAAGGGCGCCCGGACGTGTGACGGCGACGAGGTGCTGCGGGTTCTGGCCGAGGTGGAGCACGGCCACCCCGAGGGCAGCATGGTGCTCAAGGCCCTGCGGGACGAGGAGGGGGCGCTCAGCGACTTCGAGTGGAGCTATGCCAACCCTGCCGCCCACCGGCTGCTCGGCTGGCGCGTGGAGGCGCTCCAGGGGCGGCGCCTGCACGAGGTGCCGCCCGAGCTGGGGCTGGCCGGGCAGTTCGAGGCGTTCCACCAGGTGGTGGAGACGGGGGAGGCCTGCCTGCAGGTGTTCTCCCACGCCAGCGACGGGTTCGACGGGTGGCTCCAGGCCACCGTGTCCCGGTTCCGGGATGGGGTGCTCGTGCGGCTGCGCGACATCACCGCCTCCTACCGCGCGGAGACGGGGCTGCGCGACACGCGCGACCGCATGCTGGAGCTGCTGGAGGGCACCCCGGACTGCTTCCTGTCGGTGGACGCGCACTGGCGCTACACGTACCTCAACCGCAACGCCCTCACGCTCAAGGGCAAGCCCCGAGAGAAGCTCTTCGGGCGCAGCCTGTGGGACACGAGCCCGGAGCTGCGCGGCACCGTGGTGGAGCGCGAGGCGCGCCAGGTGATGGCCGAGCGCGTGGCCTCGCGCTTCGAGGTGCTGCTGCCGCCCTTCAACCGCTGGTTCGAGATGCACGCCTACCCCTCAGGCAGCGGCATCGCCATCCTCTTCCGGGACATCACCGGCAAGAAGCAGCTGGAGCAGGAGCGTGACGCGCTGCTGGAGCGCGAGCACTCCGGGCGCCTGGAGGCGGAGGCCCTGGCCCGGCAGCGTGCCCGGGAGCTGCTCGCGGCGCGCGAGAAGCTCATCCAGTCGGAGAAGCTCGCCGTGGCGGGGCAGCTCGCGGCCGGCGTGGGCCACGAAATCAACAACCCGCTGTCGTTCGTCATGGGCAACATCCACTTCGCCGTGGAGCAGCTCGCCATGCTCGCGGACGTGGCCCCGCCCGGGCTCATCCAGGAGACGGAGGAGGCGCTGTGCGAGGCGCGCGAGGGCGCCGAGCGCATCCGGCGCATCGTCCGGGACTTGAAGACGTTCGCGCGCGGGGATGACGCGCAGCTGCGCCCGGTGGATGTGCACGCGGCGCTGGAGTTCAGCCTCTCCATGGCGATGAACCACGTGCGCTACCGCGCGCAGGTGGTGCGCTGCTACGGCACGGTGCCGCCCGTGTGGGCCAACGAGGCCCGGCTCGCGCAGGTGTTCCTCAACCTGCTCATCAACGCCGCCCAGGCCATCCCCGAGGGGGATGTGGCCTCCCACCGCATCCTGCTCACCACCTACGGCCAGGAGGACCGGGTGGTGGTGGACGTGACGGACACGGGCTCGGGCATGTCCCCGGAGGTGCTGGCGCGCGCCTTCGAGCCCTTCTTCACCACCAAGTCTCAGGGCGAGGGCACGGGGCTGGGGCTCTCCATCTGCCACGGCATCATCAAGGCGCTGCGCGGGGAGCTGTCCGCGGCGAGCATGCCGGGCAAGGGCAGCACCTTCCGCGTGGTGCTGCCCACCCGCGGCGAGGAGGCCGAGGCGCTCCTGCCCCTGCTGGCCACGGGGCCCGCGGAGCCGGCGAACGTGCTGGGCAAGCGGGTGCTCGTCGTGGACGACGAGCCCGGCATCGCCTCGGTCATGCGGCGCATCATCGGCCGGGGCAACGAGGTGGTGGTGGCGCGCAGCGGGCGCGAGGCGCTGACGCTGCTGGAGCGCGACACGGACTTCGACCGCATCTTCTGCGACCTGATGATGCTCGATTTGACGGGCATGGACGTGCACGCGGCGCTGGCGAAGTCCCACCCCGAGTGCCTCTCCCGGCTCGTCTTCATGACGGGCGGAGGCTTCACCGAGCGCGCCCGGCTGTTCCTCCAGCGCTTCTCCCACCCGCGCATCGACAAGCCCTTCGAGCCCGAGCTCATCCGAAGGCTCGTGGCCCAGTCGCCCCCGCGTCTTTAA
- a CDS encoding serine/threonine-protein kinase — protein sequence MKSAEPPHHQDPLIGTQVSEYVIQERIGTGGMGIVYRAVQPLIGKQVAIKVMRAQFAQAHQLVQRLLVEARIVNAIPHRGIIDIFGFGQLEDGRPYVVMELLQGLSLDRLLRRKGRLGVDEAVKILDEVLDALGAAHRRGVVHRDLKPGNVFLVEGAAGARSLKLLDFGIAKVASTPAANALTVHGLLLGTPEYMSPEQVRGGEVEPTSDLYAVGVMAFEMLTGQVPFGGEQVRVLFAQVEDAPPSLSSLVPGIPPALERMVSRLLAKAPFQRYPSADAVRQELKAFLARKSPVPREQGPQPVAPGFRQSAKRLWPVAAGALVVAVAGAGLMRLGRPGHASKAVALLPESHVPPASPPAPRPAAPEARVERPTVEALALALPASLVEEDGAREDSGTVRPALHPGRSGGRKAQSPGPRGRPRGFKTRASRTVSALQAPAESVSFSHELLQTRLAEATVRLRQRDVHAVSSPAMARLMALHRRADEANTEETRVRILSALEEWEMTFLPKR from the coding sequence GTGAAAAGCGCCGAGCCGCCACACCATCAGGATCCGCTGATCGGCACGCAGGTCAGCGAGTATGTCATTCAAGAGCGGATTGGCACGGGCGGCATGGGCATCGTCTACCGCGCCGTGCAGCCGCTCATTGGCAAACAGGTGGCCATCAAGGTCATGCGGGCGCAGTTCGCGCAGGCGCACCAGCTCGTCCAGCGCCTGCTCGTCGAGGCGCGCATCGTCAACGCCATCCCGCATCGCGGCATCATCGACATCTTTGGCTTTGGGCAACTGGAGGACGGTCGGCCGTATGTGGTGATGGAACTGCTCCAGGGGCTCTCGCTCGACCGGCTCCTGCGCCGCAAGGGCCGCCTCGGGGTGGACGAGGCCGTGAAGATCCTCGACGAGGTGCTGGATGCGCTGGGGGCCGCGCACCGCCGGGGCGTGGTGCACCGAGACCTCAAGCCCGGCAATGTCTTCCTGGTGGAGGGTGCCGCTGGCGCGCGCTCACTCAAGCTGCTCGACTTTGGCATCGCCAAGGTCGCCTCCACCCCTGCGGCGAACGCGCTCACCGTGCATGGCCTGCTCCTGGGCACCCCCGAGTACATGTCCCCCGAGCAGGTGCGCGGCGGGGAGGTGGAGCCCACCTCGGACCTCTACGCGGTGGGGGTGATGGCCTTCGAGATGCTCACGGGCCAGGTGCCCTTCGGCGGCGAGCAGGTGCGGGTGCTGTTCGCGCAAGTAGAAGATGCGCCGCCGTCCCTCTCCAGCCTCGTGCCTGGGATTCCGCCGGCACTCGAGCGCATGGTCTCGCGGTTGCTGGCGAAAGCCCCATTCCAGCGGTACCCCTCCGCCGATGCCGTGCGGCAGGAACTCAAGGCCTTTCTCGCGCGCAAGTCCCCTGTCCCGAGAGAGCAGGGCCCGCAGCCCGTGGCGCCCGGGTTTCGCCAGTCCGCGAAGCGCCTCTGGCCCGTGGCCGCCGGGGCCCTGGTGGTGGCCGTGGCCGGGGCGGGCCTGATGCGCCTGGGCCGCCCGGGGCACGCAAGCAAGGCCGTGGCGCTGCTCCCCGAGTCGCACGTCCCGCCCGCGTCCCCGCCGGCTCCGCGCCCGGCCGCGCCGGAAGCCCGGGTGGAGCGGCCCACCGTCGAGGCCCTCGCGCTGGCGTTGCCCGCGTCCCTCGTGGAGGAGGACGGCGCCCGGGAGGACTCCGGAACGGTGCGGCCGGCCCTGCATCCGGGGCGCTCGGGGGGACGCAAGGCGCAATCCCCGGGGCCCCGGGGCCGCCCGCGAGGCTTCAAGACGCGGGCCTCACGGACGGTCTCCGCCCTCCAGGCCCCGGCCGAGAGCGTCTCCTTCAGCCACGAGCTTCTGCAGACGCGGCTCGCGGAGGCCACCGTGCGGCTCCGGCAGCGGGATGTCCATGCGGTGTCGTCGCCGGCCATGGCCCGGCTGATGGCGCTTCACCGCCGCGCGGATGAGGCCAACACGGAGGAGACGCGCGTGCGCATCCTCTCGGCCTTGGAAGAGTGGGAGATGACGTTCCTTCCGAAGCGCTGA
- the treZ gene encoding malto-oligosyltrehalose trehalohydrolase, producing the protein MGAWVEPGPKVRWRVWAPGHQKLEVVLHDAEGKAGQVLPMAPEPGGYFTAVLESAGAGVRYKLRVDGEGPFPDPWSRSQPQGVHGPSEVIVPDFAWTDAGWKGPDPEALVIYEVHVGTATPEGTYEALIPKLKGWRELGITALELMPLASFPGARNWGYDGVDLFAPHHTYGRPESLRRLIDAAHAEGLAVLIDAVYNHFGPDGNYLRCYSPHYFTGRHHTPWGDAVNYDGKESAPVREMVLSNVDMWIRDYHADGLRLDAAHAIVDDGSPHLLTEITRRARAAAPSRRVLIIAEDERNEARLPRPESEGGVGLDGVWADDLHHQLRRAFAGDSEGYYQDYTGSAEDIARTLRQGWFYEGQVSKNQGHARGTPAGTLPPTCFVHCIQNHDQVGNRALGERLHDDVSPAAYRAMSTLLLLSPYTPLLFMGQEWNASTPFLYFTDHNAELGKLVTEGRRKEFAGFSRFKGTTVPDPQAQDTFERSRLNWAEAEKPPHAGVRALYRELLRLRATEPALKERRRGGYALQTLGQDALVLEYKAAGQSLLVVLNIRGTLEHRLPAGAPAEVVLWSEASRFGGASEAPPVRDGVLRLEGPSAAVLRRRE; encoded by the coding sequence ATGGGTGCATGGGTAGAGCCAGGACCGAAGGTCCGCTGGAGGGTCTGGGCTCCCGGACACCAGAAGCTGGAGGTGGTCCTCCACGACGCCGAGGGCAAGGCCGGGCAGGTGCTGCCCATGGCCCCGGAGCCCGGCGGCTACTTCACCGCCGTGCTGGAGAGCGCGGGCGCGGGCGTGCGCTACAAGCTGCGCGTGGACGGCGAGGGGCCCTTCCCGGACCCCTGGTCCCGCAGCCAGCCGCAGGGCGTGCATGGCCCGTCCGAAGTCATCGTGCCGGACTTCGCCTGGACGGACGCGGGCTGGAAGGGGCCGGACCCCGAGGCGCTCGTCATCTATGAGGTGCACGTCGGCACCGCCACGCCGGAGGGCACCTACGAGGCGCTCATTCCCAAGCTGAAGGGCTGGCGGGAGCTGGGCATCACCGCCCTGGAGCTGATGCCGCTGGCGAGCTTCCCCGGCGCGCGCAACTGGGGCTACGACGGGGTGGACCTCTTCGCGCCCCACCACACCTACGGCAGGCCCGAGAGCCTGCGGCGGCTCATCGACGCGGCGCACGCCGAGGGGCTCGCGGTCCTCATCGACGCCGTCTACAACCACTTCGGGCCGGACGGGAACTACCTGCGCTGCTACTCGCCGCACTACTTCACCGGCCGCCACCACACCCCGTGGGGGGATGCCGTCAACTACGACGGCAAGGAGTCCGCTCCCGTCCGGGAGATGGTGCTCTCCAACGTGGACATGTGGATCCGCGACTACCACGCGGATGGCCTGCGGCTGGATGCCGCGCACGCCATCGTGGATGACGGCTCGCCCCACCTGCTGACGGAGATTACCCGCCGCGCCCGCGCCGCCGCGCCCAGCCGGCGCGTGCTCATCATCGCCGAGGACGAGCGCAACGAGGCCCGGCTGCCGCGCCCGGAGTCCGAGGGCGGCGTGGGGCTGGATGGTGTCTGGGCGGATGACTTGCACCACCAGCTGCGCCGCGCCTTCGCGGGCGACAGCGAGGGCTACTACCAGGACTACACGGGCAGCGCGGAGGACATCGCGCGCACGCTGCGCCAGGGCTGGTTCTACGAGGGCCAGGTCTCCAAGAACCAGGGCCACGCCCGGGGCACCCCCGCGGGCACCCTGCCGCCCACGTGCTTCGTGCACTGCATCCAGAACCACGACCAGGTGGGCAACCGCGCCCTCGGGGAGCGGCTGCACGACGACGTGTCCCCGGCGGCCTACCGCGCCATGAGCACGCTCCTGCTGCTCTCCCCGTACACGCCGCTGCTCTTCATGGGCCAGGAGTGGAACGCGAGCACGCCGTTTCTCTACTTCACGGACCACAACGCGGAGCTGGGCAAGCTCGTCACCGAGGGGCGGCGCAAGGAGTTCGCCGGCTTCTCGCGCTTCAAGGGCACCACCGTGCCGGACCCGCAGGCGCAGGACACCTTCGAGCGCTCGCGCCTGAACTGGGCCGAGGCGGAGAAGCCGCCCCACGCCGGCGTGCGCGCGCTGTACCGGGAGCTCTTGCGCCTGCGCGCCACCGAGCCCGCCCTGAAGGAGCGCCGCCGGGGCGGCTATGCGCTCCAGACGCTGGGGCAGGACGCGCTCGTGCTCGAGTACAAGGCCGCGGGGCAGTCGCTGCTCGTGGTGCTCAACATCCGGGGCACGCTGGAGCACCGGCTGCCCGCGGGTGCGCCCGCCGAGGTGGTGCTGTGGAGCGAGGCGTCCCGGTTCGGGGGCGCCAGCGAGGCGCCGCCCGTGCGCGACGGGGTGCTGCGGCTCGAGGGGCCCTCGGCCGCCGTGTTGCGCCGCCGGGAATGA
- a CDS encoding DUF5335 family protein translates to MHYSREIPREDWADYLALLSNLSRTRRVRVDVGNSNSDEQPLSQSLPLMDIRLSEEDGLPGRIEVTVGRPGEEITYRLLGPERIRADENESGDLQCLALQDEGPIRMLVFFEPSEVFLECVSVHSA, encoded by the coding sequence ATGCACTATTCCCGTGAAATTCCTCGCGAAGACTGGGCCGATTACCTGGCCCTGCTGAGCAACCTCTCGCGAACGCGCCGGGTGCGAGTCGACGTCGGCAACTCCAATTCCGACGAGCAGCCCCTGTCTCAGAGCCTGCCCCTGATGGACATCCGCCTCTCCGAAGAGGACGGCCTCCCAGGGCGCATCGAAGTGACCGTGGGCCGCCCTGGCGAAGAAATCACCTACCGCCTCCTCGGCCCCGAGCGCATCCGCGCCGATGAGAACGAGAGCGGTGACCTCCAGTGCCTCGCCCTTCAGGACGAGGGGCCGATCCGGATGCTCGTCTTCTTCGAGCCCTCCGAGGTCTTCCTGGAGTGTGTCTCTGTTCACTCGGCCTAG
- a CDS encoding serine/threonine protein kinase gives MAVSFGKYELLRKIASGGMGQVFLARERGGVERLVVLKLILPHLAEDDEFLNMFVEEARLVGRLRHPNLVTILDLLEIEGRQCLAMEYVQGDDLRRVDKQARLKGQLLPPGLVLRVISEAAAGLDYAHQARDAQGQPLKLVHRDVSPQNILVGFDGGVKIIDFGVAKAAGSSQQTATGVLKGKYPYMSPEQASGQAIDGRSDQFALGVVMWELLTGKRLFKGETDLMTLRLVKDCQVPFPSQLNPKLPPGLDEVVMRALDANPQKRFPDCGAFRLALEDYITQMRLQASGAHLSAYLRGLYAERISHEADPAALDQLSEDSDLDSKGDTSRSSQRSGMHPPGTPSRSPGNKGETRSRRAVDALVGPAPTPRHEPPPARGTVSLAAVPGPSRFPKVAVVVGGAVTLLLAGTAVVFLRPLPSEGAPPPKVAVATPPPPPETRPPPVETPKAPQPVQLVLASEPQGAQVHVDGTALGKTPRPLTLAPDAPPIQVTVTLEGYEPVTRAVSAADGPTVQVALERRATGSPKPTPGKKPAAPPSLGIKTGR, from the coding sequence ATGGCTGTGTCCTTTGGCAAGTACGAGCTTCTGCGGAAGATCGCCTCGGGCGGTATGGGCCAGGTGTTCCTGGCGCGTGAGCGCGGCGGCGTGGAGCGCCTGGTGGTGCTCAAGCTCATCCTTCCGCACCTGGCCGAGGACGACGAGTTCCTCAACATGTTCGTGGAGGAGGCGCGGCTGGTGGGCCGGCTCCGGCACCCGAACCTCGTCACCATTCTCGATCTCTTGGAAATCGAGGGCCGCCAGTGCCTGGCCATGGAGTACGTGCAGGGCGATGACCTGCGGCGCGTGGACAAGCAGGCGCGGCTCAAGGGCCAGCTGCTGCCGCCGGGGCTGGTGCTGCGCGTCATCTCCGAGGCGGCCGCGGGGCTGGACTACGCCCACCAGGCGCGCGACGCCCAGGGGCAGCCGCTCAAGCTGGTGCACCGGGACGTGTCCCCACAGAACATCCTCGTCGGCTTCGACGGGGGCGTGAAGATCATCGACTTCGGCGTGGCCAAGGCCGCGGGCAGCAGCCAGCAGACGGCCACCGGCGTGCTCAAGGGCAAGTATCCTTATATGTCGCCCGAGCAGGCCTCGGGGCAGGCCATCGATGGGCGGAGCGACCAGTTCGCCCTGGGCGTGGTGATGTGGGAGCTGCTCACGGGCAAGCGGCTCTTCAAGGGCGAGACGGACCTGATGACGCTGCGGCTGGTGAAGGACTGCCAGGTGCCGTTCCCCTCCCAGCTCAACCCCAAGCTGCCCCCGGGGCTGGACGAGGTGGTGATGCGGGCGCTGGACGCCAACCCGCAGAAGCGCTTCCCGGACTGCGGCGCGTTCCGGCTGGCGCTGGAGGACTACATCACCCAGATGCGGCTGCAGGCCAGCGGCGCGCACCTGTCCGCCTACCTGCGTGGGCTGTACGCGGAGCGCATCTCCCACGAGGCGGACCCCGCCGCGCTGGATCAGCTCTCCGAGGACTCGGACCTAGACTCGAAGGGGGACACCTCGCGCAGCAGCCAACGCTCGGGCATGCATCCCCCGGGCACCCCGTCGCGCTCCCCCGGCAACAAGGGCGAGACGCGCTCGCGGCGCGCGGTGGATGCGCTGGTGGGCCCCGCGCCCACGCCCCGGCACGAGCCGCCGCCCGCCCGGGGCACCGTCTCGCTCGCCGCCGTGCCGGGCCCCAGCCGCTTCCCGAAGGTGGCCGTGGTGGTGGGCGGCGCGGTGACGCTGCTGCTCGCGGGCACCGCCGTCGTCTTCCTGCGGCCCCTGCCCTCCGAGGGCGCGCCCCCGCCGAAGGTGGCGGTGGCCACGCCGCCCCCGCCCCCGGAGACCCGGCCCCCGCCCGTCGAGACGCCGAAGGCGCCCCAGCCGGTGCAGTTGGTGCTCGCCTCCGAGCCCCAGGGCGCGCAGGTGCACGTGGATGGCACGGCCCTGGGCAAGACGCCCCGCCCGCTGACGCTGGCGCCGGACGCGCCGCCCATCCAGGTGACGGTGACGCTGGAGGGCTACGAGCCGGTGACGCGCGCCGTGTCCGCCGCGGATGGCCCCACCGTGCAGGTGGCCCTGGAGCGGCGCGCCACCGGGAGCCCCAAGCCCACGCCGGGCAAGAAGCCCGCCGCCCCGCCCTCGCTGGGCATCAAGACGGGCCGCTGA
- a CDS encoding AAA family ATPase produces the protein MPHRTGPEPLTDSPGDSVRERVERLEVLSPKEIDNRLTQLGYRGQEEARRAASVLAYRHVRRVRRMYLEGIVPESAARENCLFLGPTGSGKTYLVELLFREILSVPTVMADATQFSETGYVGDDVNTLVSRLYEAAEGDVAWAGCGVICMDEFDKLATSRSDSRFAGQQTTKDVSGFGVQRGLLHLLSASAVDFPPDFGFTSRTRPLSLEMAGVTFIACGAFSGLKGTAEGMAHAERLGFGREPKRREQEAIAERVTDSQLEQTTAFARYGFIPELIGRFHRIVSFAPLDAATLKDILQANVLRQYEQEFALEGLQLVVEPAVREWVVARALKRETGARGLRAALAPVLEQAAYEYFGQSQASTVRLVLEGEQVQLVAG, from the coding sequence ATGCCCCACCGCACAGGACCCGAGCCCCTCACCGATTCTCCCGGCGACAGCGTGCGCGAGCGCGTGGAGCGCCTGGAGGTGCTGTCTCCCAAGGAGATCGACAACCGGCTGACCCAGTTGGGCTACCGCGGCCAGGAGGAGGCCCGGCGCGCCGCCTCGGTCCTCGCCTACCGCCACGTGCGGCGGGTGCGGCGGATGTACCTGGAGGGAATCGTTCCCGAGAGCGCCGCGCGCGAGAACTGCCTCTTCCTGGGGCCCACCGGCAGCGGCAAGACGTACCTGGTGGAGCTGCTCTTCCGGGAGATCCTCTCCGTGCCCACGGTGATGGCGGATGCCACGCAGTTCTCCGAGACGGGGTACGTGGGGGATGACGTCAACACGCTCGTCTCGCGCCTGTACGAGGCCGCGGAGGGGGACGTGGCCTGGGCGGGGTGCGGCGTCATCTGCATGGACGAGTTCGACAAGCTCGCCACGTCACGCTCCGACAGCCGCTTCGCGGGCCAGCAGACCACCAAGGACGTGAGCGGGTTTGGCGTGCAGCGGGGCCTGCTGCACCTGCTGTCGGCCTCGGCGGTGGACTTCCCACCGGACTTCGGCTTCACCAGCCGGACCCGGCCGCTCTCGCTGGAGATGGCGGGCGTCACCTTCATCGCCTGTGGCGCCTTCAGTGGCCTGAAGGGCACCGCGGAGGGCATGGCCCACGCGGAGCGCCTGGGCTTCGGCCGGGAGCCGAAGCGGCGGGAGCAGGAGGCCATCGCCGAGCGCGTGACGGACTCGCAGCTCGAACAGACCACCGCCTTTGCCCGCTATGGCTTCATCCCGGAGCTGATCGGCCGCTTCCACCGCATCGTCTCCTTCGCCCCGCTGGATGCGGCGACCCTGAAGGACATCCTCCAGGCCAACGTGCTGCGTCAGTACGAGCAGGAGTTCGCGCTGGAGGGGCTCCAGCTCGTGGTGGAACCGGCAGTGCGCGAGTGGGTGGTGGCCCGGGCCCTCAAGCGGGAGACGGGCGCCCGGGGGCTGCGCGCCGCCCTGGCGCCGGTGCTCGAACAGGCCGCTTACGAGTACTTCGGCCAGTCCCAAGCCTCCACGGTGCGCCTGGTGCTGGAGGGCGAGCAGGTCCAATTGGTGGCGGGATAG
- a CDS encoding serine/threonine-protein kinase: MFCPWDGSALESTRATAPRVDPLIDAQVGDYVVQERIGAGGMGIVYRAIQPLIGKQVAIKVLKAEFSGAQELVQRLLVEARVVNAIQHRGIIDIFGFGQLPDGRPYVVMELLQGISLDQLIKWRGRVGGPETVAILDEILSALGAAHRAGVIHRDLKPGNVFLVDGADGTRAAKILDFGIAKVTASQGGGPMTMQGMLLGTPEYMAPEQIRGTKVEATADLYAVGVMAFQMLTGKRPFAGEQLSVLFAQVEEAPVSPSSLVPEISPELERIVLRLLAKNPAQRFQTAEAVRHELQSVQEEPARRRPAMKVGPEHSKTIPPVPSPPTGATTVRLGGVVRAKPPKPSRSRWLAGGGAIALSGIAAVGLLTVWKKDAPPREQVPVTAEQPKSDVPPEVSAQALPEAPPGPEAVAEQGSEEEKPQEAVPQEMELLEMELQEVGLDSASATHRPKRKGKPLTRKVSQSEPLTAPAPPPMAVSMASNAQPAVREAPVIVPQVAEAKPPVPVVPPAQRTPVEAVGQVASPSPRDGLAACRPSRFDRRTQQTEILLSRLDCLEARAHADAAGKKASSVFLGEIGRLRQAAKAVRTASERMTVTQSVDALRTRYDQQHGVLVLPAMASAPVSPPTAAGMPPASKPAPSEEAVVTTVETSSQPGHSRSRIDRNGLLLRISQNEARLSETQGLGREDEALGALTKLDKLVRKAETASERMAVAIQLDEWEKKFLPKR; this comes from the coding sequence GTGTTCTGTCCGTGGGACGGCAGCGCGCTGGAATCCACGCGGGCCACTGCGCCCCGGGTGGATCCGCTGATTGACGCGCAGGTCGGCGATTACGTGGTCCAGGAGCGCATCGGCGCGGGGGGAATGGGCATTGTCTACCGCGCCATCCAGCCGCTGATTGGCAAGCAGGTCGCCATCAAGGTGTTGAAGGCGGAGTTTTCCGGAGCCCAAGAGCTGGTTCAGCGGCTGCTGGTGGAAGCCCGGGTGGTCAATGCCATTCAGCATCGCGGCATCATCGATATCTTTGGCTTTGGACAGCTTCCGGACGGGCGTCCCTATGTGGTAATGGAGCTCCTTCAGGGGATCTCGCTCGACCAACTCATCAAATGGCGGGGGCGGGTCGGTGGCCCGGAGACCGTGGCCATTCTGGACGAGATTCTGTCCGCCTTGGGGGCCGCGCACCGGGCCGGAGTGATTCACCGGGACCTGAAGCCTGGCAACGTCTTCCTGGTGGATGGCGCCGACGGCACGCGGGCCGCCAAGATTCTCGATTTTGGCATCGCGAAGGTGACCGCGTCCCAGGGCGGTGGCCCCATGACGATGCAGGGGATGCTTCTGGGAACGCCGGAGTACATGGCCCCGGAGCAGATCCGGGGAACCAAGGTCGAGGCCACCGCGGATCTCTATGCCGTCGGGGTGATGGCCTTCCAGATGCTGACCGGCAAGCGGCCTTTCGCGGGCGAGCAGTTGAGCGTGCTCTTCGCGCAGGTGGAAGAAGCCCCTGTGTCTCCGTCCAGCCTGGTCCCGGAGATATCGCCGGAGCTCGAGCGGATTGTGTTGCGGCTGCTCGCCAAGAATCCCGCTCAGCGGTTTCAGACCGCGGAAGCGGTGCGGCACGAGCTCCAATCCGTCCAGGAGGAGCCAGCAAGACGCCGCCCGGCCATGAAGGTGGGCCCGGAGCACTCCAAAACCATTCCTCCCGTGCCGTCTCCTCCAACAGGGGCTACGACGGTCAGGCTGGGCGGGGTGGTTCGCGCCAAGCCTCCGAAGCCCTCCCGGTCCCGATGGTTGGCCGGGGGAGGGGCCATTGCCCTGAGCGGCATCGCGGCCGTGGGCCTGCTCACCGTGTGGAAGAAGGATGCGCCACCACGGGAACAGGTGCCTGTCACGGCAGAACAGCCCAAGAGCGATGTGCCTCCAGAGGTCTCCGCTCAAGCACTCCCGGAAGCTCCTCCAGGGCCTGAGGCCGTAGCGGAACAAGGCAGCGAGGAGGAGAAACCGCAGGAGGCAGTGCCCCAGGAGATGGAACTGCTGGAGATGGAACTGCAGGAGGTAGGGCTGGATTCCGCCTCGGCAACTCACCGTCCCAAGCGGAAGGGGAAGCCGCTCACGCGCAAGGTGTCACAATCCGAGCCACTGACGGCCCCCGCGCCCCCCCCCATGGCCGTCTCCATGGCCTCGAATGCTCAACCCGCGGTGAGAGAGGCGCCGGTCATTGTGCCCCAGGTGGCGGAGGCAAAGCCGCCCGTGCCGGTAGTGCCCCCGGCCCAGCGCACGCCGGTGGAGGCCGTGGGCCAGGTGGCTTCGCCCTCACCGCGTGATGGGCTCGCGGCATGCAGGCCAAGCCGGTTCGACCGCCGGACACAGCAGACGGAGATCCTCCTGTCCCGGCTCGATTGCCTGGAGGCGCGAGCCCACGCGGATGCCGCCGGCAAGAAGGCATCCAGTGTGTTTTTGGGGGAAATCGGCCGTTTGCGTCAGGCAGCGAAGGCCGTCCGGACCGCCAGTGAGCGGATGACGGTCACGCAATCGGTGGATGCGTTGAGGACGCGCTATGATCAGCAGCATGGCGTGCTGGTGTTGCCCGCCATGGCCTCGGCACCTGTCAGCCCTCCCACCGCTGCGGGAATGCCGCCTGCTTCGAAGCCAGCGCCTTCCGAGGAAGCCGTTGTCACCACCGTGGAGACATCCTCTCAGCCGGGTCATTCGAGGAGCCGTATTGACCGCAATGGCCTCTTGCTGCGGATCTCCCAGAATGAGGCCCGGCTCAGCGAAACCCAAGGCCTAGGACGTGAGGACGAGGCTCTGGGCGCTTTGACGAAGCTGGATAAGCTGGTGAGGAAGGCCGAGACAGCCAGTGAACGCATGGCCGTGGCGATCCAATTGGATGAATGGGAGAAGAAGTTCCTCCCGAAACGCTGA